In one window of Gemmatimonadota bacterium DNA:
- the der gene encoding ribosome biogenesis GTPase Der translates to MSKPTVAIVGRPNVGKSTLFNRLLGGRDAIVSEHAGTTRDRHFGDGEWAGRHFWLVDTGGLMPGSSDSMDIAVREQVELAVTEADLILMVVDGKEGLNPVDREIASQLRRAGRPVLLAVNKLDDLPNTTAQFGFYELGLGEPVGLSAAVGKASGDLLDAIVGALPPKGAGEEEGAINVAVVGRPNAGKSSLINKLLGEPRLVVSAQPGTTRDAIDTPLRYHEKTLNFIDTAGLRRRAKVEDDIEFYSTLRTHRAIERADVCVLVVDADLGLHAQDLRIATEAWDEGKGLIVAVNKWDLIPEKDPNTAKRGQDQLEEKAPFLRYVPFLYISARSGQRVSRLPDLILEVAAERDRRIATSELNRALQELLQRNAPPQAPGEEVKLLYVSQIAERPPTFVIVCNRPDDVPESYQRFVHNGFRAAFGFLGAPLRIRYTGRGASKHDRKDDGRRVRGG, encoded by the coding sequence GTGAGCAAACCCACCGTAGCCATCGTCGGACGGCCGAATGTCGGCAAGTCCACCCTGTTCAACCGGCTGCTCGGCGGGCGCGACGCCATCGTCTCCGAGCACGCGGGCACCACCCGCGACCGTCACTTCGGCGATGGCGAGTGGGCGGGACGCCACTTCTGGCTGGTCGATACCGGCGGGCTGATGCCGGGCTCGTCCGACTCGATGGACATCGCGGTGCGGGAGCAGGTGGAGCTCGCCGTGACCGAGGCCGACCTGATCCTCATGGTGGTCGATGGCAAGGAGGGGCTCAACCCGGTGGACCGGGAGATCGCCTCCCAGCTGCGCCGCGCCGGGCGGCCGGTGCTCCTGGCCGTCAACAAGCTCGACGACCTCCCGAATACCACGGCGCAGTTCGGTTTCTACGAGCTGGGCCTGGGTGAGCCGGTGGGCCTCTCCGCCGCGGTCGGGAAAGCGAGCGGCGACCTCCTCGACGCCATCGTGGGGGCGCTGCCGCCCAAGGGGGCAGGGGAGGAGGAGGGTGCCATCAACGTGGCGGTCGTCGGCCGCCCCAACGCCGGCAAGTCGTCGCTCATCAACAAGCTCCTCGGGGAACCCCGGCTGGTGGTCTCCGCCCAGCCGGGCACGACCCGGGATGCGATCGACACCCCCTTGCGGTATCACGAGAAGACGCTCAACTTCATAGATACAGCGGGCTTACGGCGCAGAGCTAAAGTAGAAGATGACATCGAGTTCTACTCCACCCTCCGCACCCACCGCGCCATCGAGCGGGCGGACGTCTGCGTACTCGTGGTCGATGCGGATCTCGGGCTGCACGCCCAGGATCTCCGGATTGCCACCGAGGCCTGGGATGAGGGGAAGGGACTCATCGTCGCCGTCAACAAGTGGGACCTGATCCCGGAGAAGGACCCTAACACGGCCAAGCGGGGCCAGGACCAGTTGGAGGAGAAGGCCCCGTTCCTCCGCTACGTCCCGTTCCTGTATATCTCGGCCCGCTCCGGGCAGCGGGTGAGCCGGTTGCCGGACCTGATCCTCGAAGTGGCCGCCGAGCGCGACCGGCGGATTGCCACCTCGGAGCTCAACCGGGCGTTGCAGGAACTGCTGCAGCGGAACGCGCCCCCGCAGGCCCCGGGCGAGGAAGTGAAGCTGCTCTACGTGTCGCAGATCGCCGAGCGGCCGCCGACCTTCGTGATCGTGTGCAACCGGCCCGACGACGTGCCGGAGTCGTATCAGCGGTTCGTGCACAACGGCTTCCGGGCGGCGTTCGGCTTCCTGGGCGCACCCCTCCGGATCCGGTACACCGGGCGCGGCGCCAGCAAGCACGATCGCAAGGACGACGGACGCCGGGTCCGCGGCGGCTAG
- the plsY gene encoding glycerol-3-phosphate 1-O-acyltransferase PlsY, with protein sequence MTAALLWLGASYLLGALPTSYLAGRWFRGIDLREHGSRNLGATNLYRVMGWKFAVPVGLIDVAKGALPVILFGPRATALPEFPTLCGIAAMVGHTLSPFVAFKGGKGVATAAGMLLALAPAAVGIAATVWGVLVWMTGYVSVGSIASAAVFPLADALLYPARRTLPGLGLDALVAAFIIWKHRANIQRLLAGTENRFGRRAGPRPTTPAA encoded by the coding sequence ATGACCGCAGCGCTGCTCTGGCTGGGAGCGTCGTACCTGCTGGGCGCCCTCCCGACGAGCTACCTGGCTGGCCGCTGGTTCCGGGGGATCGACTTGCGGGAGCACGGCAGCCGGAACCTCGGCGCCACCAACCTGTATCGGGTCATGGGCTGGAAGTTCGCGGTGCCGGTGGGACTGATCGACGTCGCCAAGGGCGCGCTGCCGGTGATCCTCTTCGGACCGCGGGCGACCGCGCTCCCGGAGTTTCCCACACTCTGCGGCATCGCCGCGATGGTGGGGCATACCCTCTCGCCGTTCGTCGCCTTCAAGGGCGGAAAGGGGGTGGCCACGGCGGCCGGGATGCTGCTGGCCCTGGCACCGGCGGCCGTCGGGATCGCCGCCACGGTGTGGGGGGTGCTGGTCTGGATGACCGGCTACGTCTCCGTCGGATCGATCGCCAGCGCCGCGGTGTTTCCGCTCGCCGATGCGCTGCTCTACCCGGCGCGGCGCACGCTCCCGGGCCTGGGACTCGATGCGCTGGTGGCGGCGTTCATCATCTGGAAGCACCGCGCGAACATCCAGCGGCTGCTCGCTGGCACCGAGAACCGGTTCGGCAGGCGGGCCGGACCCCGGCCGACGACCCCCGCCGCATGA
- a CDS encoding DUF512 domain-containing protein, with protein MLKVTRVAPDSLGAELGLQAGTELLTVNGRELEDFLDWEFLTADEAFLLHARLPDGEEIEYDVERPEGLPMGVGVEPPRIRRCANRCDFCFVDGLPEGLRENLYIRDDDYRLSFKYGNFATLTNLKPRDVERIIEYRLSPLYVSVHATDPVVRRWLLRNPLAPDIVEQLRGFARHGLQFHTQVVMSPGVNDGPVLERTLADLWAFGGCVLSVSVVPVGLTTFSKHHLVREPTRDECRAALGLLEAAARRARTERGISWALGADELYLRADLPLPPAEWYDDFEQVENGVGSVRFLQQRIHDARGDLADWRGRRIGVCTGASMAPLMPQVLAPLAALTGARFELLPLANSLFGETVTCAGLLPGRAFREALAARPDLDLALIPGEALNDDHLFVDDLALADLAAAVPVEVRASYCFTDALDTPPGP; from the coding sequence ATGCTCAAGGTCACTCGCGTCGCACCGGACTCCCTGGGAGCCGAACTCGGGCTGCAGGCCGGCACCGAGCTCCTCACGGTCAATGGCCGTGAGCTGGAGGACTTCCTCGACTGGGAGTTCCTCACGGCGGATGAGGCCTTCCTGCTGCACGCCCGCCTGCCCGACGGCGAGGAGATCGAGTACGACGTGGAGCGCCCCGAGGGGCTCCCGATGGGCGTCGGAGTCGAGCCGCCCCGGATCCGGCGCTGCGCCAATCGCTGCGACTTCTGCTTCGTGGACGGACTGCCCGAGGGGCTGCGCGAAAACCTCTACATCCGGGACGACGACTACCGGCTGTCCTTCAAGTACGGGAATTTCGCCACCCTCACCAACCTCAAGCCGCGGGACGTCGAGCGCATCATCGAATACCGGCTCTCGCCGCTGTACGTCTCGGTGCACGCCACCGACCCGGTGGTCCGGCGCTGGCTGCTCCGCAACCCGCTGGCGCCGGACATCGTGGAGCAGCTGCGGGGCTTCGCCCGCCATGGGCTCCAGTTCCACACCCAGGTCGTGATGTCCCCCGGGGTGAATGACGGCCCGGTGCTGGAGCGCACCCTGGCCGACCTGTGGGCCTTCGGCGGGTGCGTCCTCAGTGTCTCGGTGGTCCCGGTGGGATTGACCACCTTCAGCAAGCACCACCTGGTCCGGGAGCCCACCCGGGATGAATGCCGGGCGGCGCTCGGCCTCCTGGAGGCCGCGGCCCGACGGGCACGCACCGAACGGGGGATCAGCTGGGCCCTCGGGGCTGACGAGCTCTACCTGCGCGCCGACCTCCCGCTCCCCCCGGCGGAGTGGTACGACGACTTCGAGCAGGTCGAGAACGGGGTGGGCTCGGTGCGGTTCCTCCAGCAGCGCATCCACGACGCGCGGGGCGACCTGGCCGATTGGCGCGGGCGCCGGATCGGCGTCTGCACCGGCGCCTCCATGGCGCCGCTGATGCCCCAGGTGCTCGCCCCGCTCGCGGCGCTGACCGGGGCGCGCTTCGAGCTCCTGCCGCTGGCCAACAGCCTGTTCGGCGAGACGGTCACCTGCGCGGGGCTGCTGCCCGGACGCGCCTTCCGGGAAGCCCTCGCCGCACGGCCCGACCTCGACCTCGCCCTGATCCCGGGCGAGGCACTGAACGACGACCACCTGTTCGTGGACGACCTCGCGCTGGCCGATCTGGCTGCCGCCGTGCCGGTGGAAGTCCGGGCCTCCTACTGTTTCACCGACGCACTCGATACCCCCCCAGGCCCGTGA
- a CDS encoding tetratricopeptide repeat protein yields MKRTIVRLGLVLFAAVPLSAQQPAIATRVAGQLGGKFTDAQCPIKEGHFLVSSAKTKLSTYAGVSDPVIGARLVKEAVGVITDAVTTKDQGKNPGAWYWLGRAYLLQGELGGADSAFTRAEALAPTCKADIQGYRTRAWAAMVLAAQGATEAKQPDSADYFFRAAIKIDRQAPHAFNGLAGLMLDRQQTDSAITYFGLAAATTPSDPNYVKVRNRAAYNHAVLLLNAKRAPEAVAAFRRYVGYEPTDDAGKKGLAQAFRAAGMADSAQVIERELLASADAGGAAGGADEGLSDAELFELATRQYNDKNYADAAVAYARLLKRSPYHRDALFAQANCYLATQNGQGLIAAAGKLVEIDPLGDYNYQLLAQGYKFEKQQDKLAEIIIAEYALPVDLQYEGFAANASEVTFTAKAVGREARDENNKLLPPKAMTVVFEALAKDGTVLGTQEVSLPALKVGESVPVSVKAAAAGARAWRYRIK; encoded by the coding sequence ATGAAGAGGACGATCGTCCGTCTGGGGCTGGTGCTGTTCGCGGCGGTGCCGCTCAGCGCACAACAGCCTGCCATCGCCACCCGCGTCGCCGGCCAGCTGGGCGGCAAGTTCACCGACGCCCAGTGTCCGATCAAGGAAGGCCACTTCCTGGTCAGCAGCGCCAAGACCAAGCTGAGCACCTATGCCGGGGTCTCCGACCCGGTCATCGGCGCCCGCCTGGTCAAGGAGGCCGTCGGGGTCATCACGGATGCGGTGACCACCAAGGACCAGGGGAAAAACCCCGGCGCCTGGTACTGGCTGGGCCGTGCCTACCTGCTGCAGGGCGAGCTCGGCGGGGCGGACTCCGCCTTCACCCGGGCCGAGGCGCTCGCGCCCACCTGCAAGGCCGACATCCAGGGCTACCGGACCCGGGCCTGGGCCGCGATGGTCCTCGCCGCGCAGGGCGCCACCGAGGCCAAGCAGCCCGACTCGGCCGACTACTTCTTCCGGGCCGCCATCAAGATCGACCGGCAGGCCCCGCACGCCTTCAACGGGCTGGCGGGCCTCATGCTCGACCGGCAGCAAACCGACAGCGCCATCACGTACTTCGGCCTGGCAGCCGCCACTACGCCGAGCGACCCGAACTACGTGAAGGTGCGCAACCGGGCCGCCTACAACCACGCGGTCCTCCTGCTCAACGCCAAGCGCGCCCCCGAGGCCGTCGCGGCCTTCCGCCGCTACGTCGGGTACGAGCCCACCGATGACGCCGGCAAGAAGGGGCTGGCGCAGGCGTTCCGGGCCGCCGGGATGGCGGACAGCGCCCAGGTCATCGAGCGCGAACTGCTCGCCAGCGCCGACGCTGGCGGAGCCGCGGGCGGCGCCGACGAGGGGCTCTCGGACGCGGAGCTGTTCGAGCTCGCGACCCGGCAGTACAACGACAAGAACTATGCGGATGCGGCGGTGGCCTACGCCCGCCTCCTCAAGCGGAGCCCCTATCATCGCGACGCGCTCTTCGCGCAGGCCAACTGCTACCTGGCGACCCAGAACGGGCAGGGGCTGATCGCCGCGGCCGGGAAGCTGGTGGAGATCGACCCGCTGGGCGACTACAACTACCAGCTGCTCGCGCAGGGCTACAAGTTCGAGAAGCAGCAGGACAAGCTCGCCGAGATCATCATCGCCGAGTACGCCCTGCCGGTGGACCTCCAGTACGAGGGCTTTGCCGCCAACGCCAGCGAGGTCACGTTCACCGCCAAGGCCGTGGGGCGCGAGGCCCGGGACGAGAACAACAAGCTGCTCCCGCCCAAGGCCATGACGGTCGTCTTCGAGGCCCTGGCCAAGGACGGCACCGTCCTGGGCACCCAGGAAGTCAGTCTCCCAGCCCTCAAGGTCGGGGAGAGCGTCCCGGTCTCCGTGAAGGCCGCCGCCGCCGGCGCCCGCGCCTGGAGGTACCGGATCAAGTAG
- a CDS encoding prepilin-type N-terminal cleavage/methylation domain-containing protein yields MSNKGFTLIELLIVVVIIGILAAIAIPKFANSKEKAILTSMKTDLRNLVTAQEAFYFDNSDYAGSATAGAQVNALGGAGKITFLPSTGNVLALTYVSNTGYKAVMSNPVLVAGLLNCGVYVGAAGNAPNAAVTQEGAPACW; encoded by the coding sequence ATGTCAAACAAGGGCTTCACCCTCATCGAACTGCTGATCGTGGTGGTGATCATCGGCATTCTGGCCGCCATCGCCATTCCCAAGTTCGCCAACTCAAAGGAGAAGGCGATCCTGACCAGCATGAAGACCGACCTGCGCAACCTGGTGACGGCGCAGGAGGCGTTCTATTTCGACAACAGCGACTACGCCGGAAGCGCCACCGCGGGTGCCCAGGTGAACGCGCTGGGCGGTGCCGGGAAGATCACCTTCCTGCCCTCCACCGGGAACGTGCTGGCACTGACCTATGTCTCGAACACCGGCTACAAGGCCGTCATGTCCAATCCGGTGCTCGTGGCGGGGCTCCTCAACTGCGGGGTGTACGTGGGAGCCGCGGGGAACGCGCCGAACGCCGCCGTCACCCAGGAGGGCGCCCCCGCCTGCTGGTAG
- a CDS encoding c-type cytochrome, which translates to MKKILRAAIALGVLNLVGSVPAAAQAIPQGATKEMVAKGNEIYHKQGLCYACHGQDAKGLVGPNLTDAVWLHSKGTYEEIIKQITVGVTKEQSKSGVPMPAKGGSTISEDDVKAVAAYVYSLSHK; encoded by the coding sequence ATGAAGAAGATCCTCCGTGCGGCGATCGCCCTCGGTGTGCTCAACCTGGTGGGCTCGGTGCCCGCCGCCGCCCAGGCGATCCCGCAGGGCGCGACCAAGGAGATGGTCGCCAAGGGCAACGAGATCTACCACAAGCAGGGCCTCTGCTACGCCTGCCACGGCCAGGATGCCAAGGGCCTGGTCGGCCCGAACCTGACCGATGCCGTGTGGCTGCACAGCAAGGGCACCTACGAGGAGATCATCAAGCAGATCACGGTCGGCGTCACCAAGGAGCAGTCCAAGAGCGGCGTCCCGATGCCCGCCAAGGGCGGCTCCACCATCAGCGAGGACGACGTCAAGGCCGTCGCGGCCTACGTGTACTCGCTCAGCCACAAGTAG
- the larC gene encoding nickel pincer cofactor biosynthesis protein LarC, with product MTAPRCAILDPAAGISGDMLLGALLDAGAPAAWLAGLPARLGFPEVGIEVVRTLRCGIACTKVTVRLPDGASEEPSSAYGEPAAPHAHAGTGDPHHHAHHGHGKHRHLADLLAVVERAPLSEWVRVRAVRAFTLLCEEEGRVHGVPASEVALHEVGAVDALVDIVGGIEGFEQLGITEVYHRPVAVGAGWVRAAHGVMPVPAPVTARLLEGITIAPNGPVVGEATTPTGAVLLRVLGSGPIPSRWQASGTGWGAGGRNPEEYPNALRLTIAEAAEVSADVVTLSADVDDLSPEYVEPLREALASAGALDAQVWGTLMKKGRPGYRIEVICDTDRVAAVTEAFFLHSTTAGLRRTHAERVTLPRRMIAVPLSGAGPVAVKVLETPAGPRVKAEFEDVRRAARELGRPALEVAREVETAARALVTPSPRGRA from the coding sequence ATGACTGCCCCGCGCTGCGCCATCCTCGACCCGGCCGCCGGCATCAGCGGCGACATGCTGCTGGGTGCACTCCTCGACGCGGGAGCCCCGGCGGCGTGGCTCGCCGGCCTGCCGGCCCGGCTCGGATTTCCCGAGGTCGGCATCGAGGTCGTCCGGACGCTCCGGTGCGGCATCGCCTGCACCAAGGTCACCGTCCGGCTCCCCGACGGCGCCAGCGAGGAACCCAGTTCCGCCTATGGGGAGCCTGCCGCCCCCCACGCCCACGCGGGCACCGGCGACCCGCACCACCACGCGCATCACGGGCATGGCAAGCACCGCCATCTGGCCGACCTGCTGGCCGTGGTGGAACGGGCTCCGCTCAGCGAGTGGGTCCGCGTCCGCGCGGTCCGCGCCTTCACGCTCCTCTGCGAGGAAGAAGGCCGGGTGCACGGCGTGCCAGCCAGCGAGGTCGCGCTCCACGAGGTCGGCGCCGTTGACGCGTTGGTTGACATCGTCGGCGGGATCGAGGGCTTCGAGCAGCTGGGCATCACCGAGGTGTACCACCGGCCCGTCGCAGTCGGGGCCGGCTGGGTCCGCGCCGCCCACGGCGTGATGCCCGTTCCGGCGCCGGTCACGGCGCGCCTGCTCGAGGGCATCACGATCGCCCCGAACGGGCCGGTGGTCGGGGAGGCGACCACCCCGACCGGCGCCGTCCTGCTCCGCGTCCTCGGCTCCGGGCCGATCCCGAGCCGGTGGCAGGCGTCCGGCACGGGCTGGGGAGCCGGCGGCCGCAATCCCGAGGAGTATCCCAACGCGCTCCGGCTTACGATCGCCGAGGCCGCCGAAGTGTCCGCGGACGTGGTCACACTGTCCGCGGACGTGGACGATCTGAGCCCCGAGTACGTCGAGCCCCTCCGGGAGGCGCTGGCCTCTGCGGGGGCCCTGGATGCCCAGGTTTGGGGCACTTTGATGAAGAAAGGTCGGCCCGGTTACCGCATCGAGGTGATCTGCGACACCGATCGCGTCGCGGCGGTCACCGAGGCATTCTTTCTGCACAGTACCACCGCGGGACTGCGTCGGACGCACGCCGAACGGGTGACGCTCCCCCGACGGATGATCGCCGTCCCCCTGTCTGGCGCGGGTCCGGTGGCCGTGAAGGTCCTCGAGACCCCGGCCGGGCCTCGTGTAAAGGCGGAGTTCGAGGATGTGCGTCGCGCCGCCCGGGAACTCGGGCGGCCGGCCCTGGAAGTGGCGCGCGAGGTCGAGACCGCCGCGCGCGCGCTGGTCACACCATCACCGAGGGGAAGGGCATGA